In Kiritimatiellales bacterium, a genomic segment contains:
- a CDS encoding DEAD/DEAH box helicase: MPDLVKVHYGQTGRSTNTDALGMREMQARAFAARDAQYLLVKAPPASGKSRALMFLALDKMLHQGVSKTVVAVPERSIGASFASTKLTEHGFFADWDVEPKRDLCSPGGEQGKVKQFQDFLQSDDRILVCTHATLRFAFQSLETAAFNNVLLAIDEFHHVSADTANQLGEVIRDVLRNSSAHVIAMTGSYFRGDSVPVLLPEDEAKFTHVVYNYYEQLNGYRHLKSLGIGYHFYQGKYTSAIPEILDTDKKTILHIPNVNSGESTKQKHAEVDFILDSIGDVVEVDSGTGIITVQRRGDGRLLKVADLVWDEPRERDKVISYLRNIKRPEDVDLIIALGMAKEGFDWVFCEHALTVGYRGSLTEVVQIIGRCTRDSENKTHAQFTNLIAQPDAADELVTVSVNNMLKAITCSLLMEQVLAPGFKFRTKQSNDDITAPDELRIRGFKEPSSKRVKDIIESDLNDLKAVILQDSTMQKALPGNIDPEVMNKILIPKIIRTKYPDLTDAECEEVRQYVVVDSVMKNATVEQSGDRRFIRMANQFVNIDDLHIDLIDRINPFQKAFEILSKSVNPSVLKVIMECIESTRSQVTEDEAVLMWPKIKQFVQTAGREPSLTAIDPLEKRMAEVLAFIRHQRRKQGV; encoded by the coding sequence ATGCCGGATTTGGTGAAAGTGCATTATGGGCAGACGGGGCGCAGTACGAATACGGATGCGCTGGGGATGCGGGAAATGCAGGCGCGGGCGTTTGCCGCGCGTGATGCGCAGTATCTGCTGGTGAAAGCGCCGCCGGCATCCGGCAAGTCGCGCGCGTTGATGTTTCTGGCGCTGGATAAGATGCTGCATCAGGGTGTGTCTAAAACAGTTGTTGCAGTGCCGGAGCGTTCGATCGGGGCGTCGTTCGCGTCGACGAAGCTGACGGAGCACGGTTTTTTTGCCGACTGGGATGTGGAGCCGAAACGTGATTTGTGTTCTCCGGGGGGCGAACAGGGAAAGGTGAAACAGTTTCAGGATTTTTTGCAGAGCGATGACCGGATTCTGGTTTGTACGCACGCGACGCTGCGGTTTGCGTTTCAGTCTTTGGAAACGGCGGCATTCAATAATGTGCTGCTGGCGATTGATGAGTTTCACCATGTGTCGGCTGATACGGCAAATCAGCTGGGTGAAGTGATTCGGGATGTCCTGCGTAATTCGTCGGCGCATGTGATTGCGATGACCGGTTCATATTTTCGCGGGGACAGTGTTCCGGTGCTGCTGCCGGAGGATGAAGCGAAGTTTACGCATGTAGTGTATAATTATTACGAGCAGCTGAACGGATACCGGCATTTAAAGTCGCTGGGCATCGGGTATCATTTTTATCAGGGAAAATATACGTCGGCGATTCCAGAGATTCTTGACACAGATAAAAAAACGATCCTGCATATTCCAAATGTAAATTCCGGCGAGTCGACCAAACAGAAGCATGCGGAAGTAGATTTTATTCTTGATTCTATCGGTGACGTTGTCGAGGTCGATTCCGGCACCGGCATTATTACAGTTCAGCGGCGCGGTGACGGGAGACTGCTGAAAGTTGCCGATCTGGTTTGGGATGAGCCGCGAGAGCGCGATAAGGTGATTTCGTATCTGCGGAATATTAAGCGTCCTGAAGATGTGGATTTGATTATTGCGCTGGGAATGGCAAAAGAAGGGTTCGACTGGGTATTCTGTGAACATGCGCTGACGGTCGGGTATCGCGGCTCGTTAACTGAAGTGGTGCAGATTATCGGGCGCTGTACGCGCGACAGTGAAAATAAAACCCATGCACAGTTTACGAATCTGATTGCCCAGCCGGATGCCGCCGATGAGCTGGTGACGGTTTCGGTGAATAATATGCTGAAAGCGATTACCTGTTCGCTGCTGATGGAACAGGTGCTGGCGCCGGGTTTTAAATTCAGAACAAAGCAGTCCAATGATGATATTACTGCTCCGGATGAATTAAGAATCCGCGGATTTAAGGAGCCGAGTTCAAAACGGGTGAAGGATATTATCGAATCGGATTTGAATGATTTAAAGGCGGTGATTCTGCAGGACAGTACAATGCAGAAAGCGCTGCCGGGAAATATTGATCCCGAAGTGATGAATAAAATTCTGATTCCAAAAATTATCCGCACAAAATATCCCGACCTGACGGATGCGGAATGTGAAGAAGTCCGGCAGTATGTGGTGGTCGATTCCGTCATGAAAAATGCGACGGTGGAGCAGTCCGGCGACAGGCGCTTTATTCGCATGGCGAATCAGTTTGTGAATATTGATGACCTCCATATTGATCTGATCGATCGCATCAATCCGTTCCAGAAAGCATTTGAGATTCTGTCAAAATCGGTCAATCCGTCAGTTTTAAAAGTAATCATGGAGTGCATCGAGTCGACCCGCAGTCAGGTGACAGAGGATGAAGCGGTTTTAATGTGGCCGAAAATTAAACAGTTTGTTCAAACTGCCGGACGCGAACCGTCTTTGACGGCGATTGATCCGCTGGAAAAGCGTATGGCGGAAGTTCTGGCGTTTATCCGGCACCAGCGCCGGAAACAGGGAGTCTAG
- a CDS encoding GIY-YIG nuclease family protein, whose amino-acid sequence MDAGKLRALIEDDDLGLLDIKPESSNRLSEDERLTESFYEITEFRRQHGRAPKNDISNVQEYRLAARLQSLKNDSEKIKALIDLDEFGLLTSEKLPENITEIFDDDDLNLLNENPADSIFSLRHIPQDIAMPDYIAQRKPCRDFSRFEPLFKQCQAELKTGRRTLLPFSIERQIQKGHFFVLSGILTFVADVGEKEKTGGKVNARLRCIFENGTESDLLLRSLARALYKNGRRVTEHQDRLMDDLNNITEEDGQTGFIYILRSLSADPQITSIEHLYKIGFSTVPVDERVKNAKDDPTFLMAPVHIVETFECYNLNPQKLELLLHRFFGKVCLNADVFDAVGIRYTPREWFSVPLPVIEEAIELIISGKIIDFTYDEETKLIRRK is encoded by the coding sequence ATGGATGCCGGGAAACTGCGCGCGCTGATTGAAGATGATGATCTCGGCTTACTGGACATTAAGCCGGAATCGTCAAACAGGTTGTCCGAAGATGAGCGGCTGACAGAATCTTTTTATGAAATTACAGAATTCCGGCGGCAGCATGGCAGAGCGCCGAAAAATGATATTTCCAATGTGCAGGAATACCGTCTGGCGGCGCGGCTGCAGTCATTAAAAAATGATTCTGAAAAAATTAAAGCACTGATTGATCTGGATGAATTCGGATTGCTGACATCTGAAAAACTGCCGGAAAACATCACGGAGATTTTTGATGACGATGATTTAAATTTGCTGAATGAAAATCCGGCAGACAGTATTTTTTCTTTGCGCCATATTCCACAGGACATTGCGATGCCGGATTATATTGCGCAACGAAAACCGTGCCGGGACTTCAGCCGGTTTGAGCCGCTCTTTAAACAGTGTCAGGCGGAACTGAAAACAGGGAGACGCACGCTGCTCCCATTTTCGATTGAGCGGCAGATTCAGAAAGGGCATTTTTTTGTTCTGAGCGGAATTCTCACTTTTGTTGCGGATGTCGGTGAAAAAGAAAAAACCGGCGGAAAGGTAAATGCGCGCCTGCGCTGTATCTTCGAAAATGGAACAGAATCCGATCTGCTCCTCCGGTCACTGGCCCGCGCTCTGTACAAAAACGGACGGCGGGTTACTGAGCATCAAGACCGGTTAATGGACGATTTAAACAATATAACCGAGGAAGATGGACAGACAGGATTTATCTATATTCTGCGCTCTTTGAGTGCGGATCCGCAAATAACTTCGATAGAACATCTGTATAAAATCGGATTCAGCACCGTTCCGGTGGATGAGCGTGTTAAGAATGCGAAAGATGATCCGACATTTTTAATGGCGCCGGTTCATATTGTGGAAACATTCGAATGCTATAATTTAAATCCGCAGAAGCTGGAACTGCTGCTGCACCGGTTTTTCGGAAAAGTATGCCTGAACGCAGATGTGTTTGATGCTGTCGGAATCCGTTATACGCCGCGTGAATGGTTTTCTGTTCCGCTGCCGGTTATCGAAGAAGCGATTGAGTTGATTATTTCAGGCAAAATCATTGATTTCACTTATGACGAAGAAACAAAGCTGATTCGCCGGAAATAA
- a CDS encoding DUF2130 domain-containing protein, which produces MENGKIKCPNCGYEFEISDVLAGQIREQLKTELSKEVLERETALQKRLDVFKSEKDALELQRSQLEDEVKKQLTEKLADAEAKFAKKLENKYSAHVKELEISLAEQNESLKAFKQKEMDLRKKQRELEQAKEDMELEIQRKLDEEIEKQLSQKLAEAESKAVKKTEGRYNEQLKELENSLAEQSEALKTFKQQEVEFRKKQRELEQAKENAELEIQRKLDEQREIIRKDAESKASEQHRLKELEQAKIINDLRSNLEDMKRKAEQGSMETQGEVLELDFEEQLKSFFPHDEISPVPKGIRGADLIQTVKTPFGQECGILLWEMKNTKAWSGQWIPKLKDDMIETRSAIAILVSVSLPENIARFGQVDGVWVSDPLSAIPLAAALRQQLLVLERERQVSVGKNEKMEMLYQYLAGTEFKQKIEGIVEAFTGMQEQVNRDRRAMEKQWKEREKQIERIIKNTVGLYGDMQGIIGGQIPEIPALELNTEKQLLEHDDLDAEC; this is translated from the coding sequence ATGGAAAACGGAAAAATCAAATGTCCGAATTGTGGATATGAATTTGAGATTTCGGATGTATTGGCGGGGCAGATACGAGAGCAGTTGAAGACGGAACTCTCGAAAGAAGTGCTGGAGCGGGAAACGGCGTTACAAAAGCGGTTAGACGTTTTTAAGTCGGAAAAGGATGCCTTGGAGCTGCAACGTTCTCAGCTTGAAGATGAGGTCAAAAAACAACTGACAGAAAAACTGGCGGATGCTGAAGCGAAATTTGCAAAAAAACTGGAAAATAAATACAGCGCCCATGTCAAAGAGTTGGAGATTTCTTTGGCTGAGCAGAATGAATCCCTGAAAGCTTTTAAACAGAAAGAAATGGACTTGCGTAAAAAACAGCGTGAGCTGGAGCAGGCTAAAGAAGATATGGAGCTTGAGATTCAGCGTAAACTGGATGAAGAGATCGAAAAGCAGTTGTCTCAAAAACTGGCAGAGGCGGAGTCTAAAGCTGTAAAAAAAACCGAGGGCAGATACAATGAGCAATTAAAAGAACTTGAAAATTCGCTGGCAGAACAGAGTGAGGCTCTAAAAACATTTAAGCAGCAGGAAGTCGAATTTCGTAAAAAGCAGCGTGAGTTGGAACAGGCCAAAGAAAATGCGGAGCTTGAGATTCAACGTAAGTTGGATGAACAGCGGGAAATCATTCGTAAGGATGCGGAGTCAAAAGCGTCGGAACAGCATCGCTTGAAAGAGTTGGAGCAGGCCAAGATCATCAATGATTTGCGTAGCAATCTTGAAGATATGAAACGCAAAGCGGAACAAGGTTCTATGGAAACTCAAGGCGAGGTCTTGGAGCTCGATTTTGAAGAACAGCTGAAATCTTTCTTTCCGCACGATGAAATTTCTCCGGTGCCAAAGGGAATTCGCGGTGCGGATTTGATTCAAACTGTAAAAACTCCATTCGGACAGGAGTGTGGAATTTTATTGTGGGAAATGAAGAATACCAAAGCGTGGAGCGGGCAGTGGATACCTAAGCTCAAGGATGATATGATTGAAACGCGGTCAGCGATTGCAATCCTCGTTTCCGTTTCTCTGCCGGAAAATATTGCCCGGTTTGGACAGGTTGACGGAGTTTGGGTGTCTGATCCGCTATCGGCGATTCCACTTGCCGCAGCTCTTCGGCAGCAACTTCTTGTTTTGGAGCGGGAACGGCAGGTGTCGGTCGGGAAAAATGAAAAGATGGAGATGCTGTATCAATATCTTGCCGGCACTGAATTCAAACAAAAAATTGAGGGTATTGTAGAAGCCTTTACAGGAATGCAGGAACAGGTTAATCGCGACCGCCGGGCAATGGAAAAACAATGGAAAGAACGTGAAAAACAAATAGAACGTATTATCAAGAATACCGTTGGTCTCTATGGCGATATGCAAGGAATCATAGGTGGTCAGATTCCTGAAATTCCGGCATTAGAACTTAACACGGAAAAACAATTGCTGGAACATGACGATTTAGACGCTGAATGCTAA
- the guaA gene encoding glutamine-hydrolyzing GMP synthase, producing the protein MKHSEWIAVLDYGSQVTQLIARRIREQKVYCEILRFDTPAAEIAKRAPQGIILSGGPASVPDANSPKCDPALFDLGVPVLGICYGMQLTAHTLGGTVKPGLKREYGKAMMDVVKDSPLFDGLDRQLQVWMSHGDKVETLPDGFETVAKSDSCPLAAMQDPAKKIYGVQFHPEVVHTPQGAKMLSNFALKICGCAGDWEMSKFIEESVNAIREKVGGEHVLLGLSGGVDSSVVAALLHKAIGKQLHCVFVDTGLMRYKEAEEVEKLFGDAFGIDLHTAHAEDIFLAKLAGVTDPEQKRKIIGKTFIDIFAEKARAVGKVKYLAQGTVYPDVIESISPAGGPSVAIKSHHNVGGLPDDLQFDLIEPLRELFKDEVRAVGRELGLPDYVVDRQPFPGPGLAVRILSDITKERVELIQLADLRVREEILKMPNHLDVWQYFAILLPIQTVGVMGDSRTYEHVVAVRAVQSIDGMTADWYKLPYDVMDRISNRIINEVKGVNRVVYDISSKPPATIEWE; encoded by the coding sequence ATGAAGCACAGTGAATGGATTGCAGTTCTGGATTACGGCTCACAGGTGACGCAGCTGATTGCGCGGCGCATCCGCGAACAGAAAGTGTATTGCGAAATTCTCCGGTTCGATACTCCGGCGGCGGAAATTGCGAAACGCGCGCCGCAAGGCATTATTCTTTCCGGCGGTCCGGCGAGCGTACCGGATGCGAATTCCCCGAAGTGCGATCCGGCGCTATTTGATCTTGGGGTTCCGGTGCTCGGCATTTGCTACGGCATGCAGCTGACGGCGCACACTCTCGGCGGCACAGTGAAGCCGGGACTGAAACGCGAATACGGCAAAGCCATGATGGATGTCGTAAAAGATTCGCCGCTGTTCGATGGACTCGACAGGCAGCTACAGGTGTGGATGAGCCATGGCGATAAAGTTGAAACGCTGCCGGACGGTTTTGAAACCGTGGCAAAAAGTGACAGCTGTCCGCTGGCCGCCATGCAGGATCCGGCGAAAAAAATCTACGGCGTTCAGTTTCACCCCGAAGTGGTGCACACCCCGCAGGGTGCAAAAATGCTCAGCAATTTTGCACTGAAAATCTGCGGTTGCGCCGGTGACTGGGAAATGAGTAAATTTATTGAAGAGAGCGTGAATGCCATCCGCGAAAAAGTCGGCGGCGAACACGTACTGCTCGGACTTTCCGGCGGCGTCGACTCTTCGGTCGTTGCGGCGCTGCTGCACAAAGCCATCGGCAAACAGCTCCACTGCGTATTCGTCGACACCGGACTGATGCGCTACAAAGAGGCCGAAGAGGTTGAAAAGCTTTTCGGCGATGCGTTCGGCATCGACCTCCACACCGCGCATGCTGAAGATATTTTCCTCGCCAAACTCGCCGGCGTTACCGACCCGGAACAGAAGCGTAAAATTATCGGCAAAACATTTATCGATATCTTCGCCGAAAAAGCGCGCGCAGTCGGCAAAGTTAAATATCTCGCGCAGGGAACCGTATATCCGGACGTCATTGAAAGTATTTCGCCGGCTGGCGGACCGTCCGTCGCCATCAAGAGTCATCATAACGTCGGCGGGCTGCCGGACGATCTGCAGTTTGATCTGATCGAACCGCTGCGCGAACTCTTCAAAGACGAAGTGCGCGCCGTCGGACGCGAACTCGGACTGCCCGATTATGTTGTCGACCGCCAGCCCTTCCCCGGCCCCGGACTCGCGGTGCGCATTCTCAGCGACATCACCAAAGAACGCGTTGAGCTCATCCAGCTTGCCGATTTGCGCGTTCGCGAAGAAATTCTGAAAATGCCGAATCATCTCGACGTTTGGCAATACTTCGCCATCCTGCTCCCGATTCAAACCGTCGGTGTTATGGGCGACAGCCGCACCTACGAACACGTCGTCGCCGTGCGCGCCGTGCAGAGTATCGACGGCATGACCGCCGACTGGTACAAACTTCCGTATGATGTGATGGATCGTATTTCCAACCGCATCATCAACGAAGTCAAAGGCGTCAACCGCGTCGTTTACGACATTTCATCCAAGCCGCCGGCCACGATTGAGTGGGAATAA
- a CDS encoding RNA-binding domain-containing protein: MTKPKTRLNLPISLDDVLGGGAVEWERLEFKRGWNPEAVLHSICSFANDFHNLGGGYIIIGVAEEDGRPVLPPAGISADKLDAIQKELLNLGYSAIQPMYHPLSAPYTIDGRWILVIWVPGGETRPYKANVSLSKENREWAYYIRKQSSTVRAKGADEQELIGLAATVPFDDRYNQRASLDDLSSKLIERFLRDVGSELADEVASLPPEVVGRQMNIVGGPVESVFPKNAGLLFFNDDPRRFFPATQIDVVWFPDGAGGDRFDEKTFSGPLAQMTREALDYIQRNYLKETVIKHSDRAEAERVWNFPYAAVEEALVNAVYHRSYEIREPVEVRISPRELMILSFPGPDRSIRMDDLRAGRAVSRRYRNRRIGEFLKELDLTEGRSTGIPKILREMAANGSPVPEFDSDDDRTSYLVKLPVHPLADIAETGLDGRPPTQSPTQSPTQSRAQSENSIIRLLSVLQKGDLSPKELRIKLGLSHRATFRENYLRPAIDSSLIELTIPDKPTSRLQKYRLTEKGRNLLENL; this comes from the coding sequence ATGACAAAACCAAAAACCAGATTAAACCTGCCGATTTCGCTGGATGATGTGCTGGGCGGCGGTGCGGTGGAATGGGAGCGGCTGGAGTTTAAACGGGGCTGGAATCCGGAGGCTGTGCTGCACTCAATTTGTTCGTTTGCAAATGATTTTCATAATCTCGGCGGCGGTTACATTATCATTGGCGTTGCGGAAGAAGACGGTCGTCCGGTTCTGCCGCCTGCCGGAATATCGGCAGATAAACTTGATGCGATTCAAAAGGAACTTTTGAATCTTGGGTATTCGGCGATTCAGCCGATGTATCATCCGCTTTCTGCGCCGTATACTATTGACGGACGGTGGATTCTGGTGATCTGGGTGCCGGGCGGCGAAACGCGTCCGTATAAAGCGAACGTCAGTTTATCGAAAGAAAACCGTGAATGGGCGTATTATATTCGCAAGCAGTCGAGTACGGTTCGCGCAAAAGGTGCAGATGAGCAGGAGCTGATCGGACTTGCGGCGACGGTGCCGTTTGATGACCGGTATAATCAGCGGGCGTCACTGGATGATCTGTCGTCGAAGTTGATTGAAAGGTTTTTGCGGGATGTTGGCAGTGAGCTGGCAGATGAAGTTGCGTCGCTTCCGCCGGAAGTTGTCGGGCGGCAGATGAATATTGTCGGCGGTCCGGTGGAATCGGTTTTTCCGAAAAATGCCGGGCTACTGTTTTTTAATGATGATCCGCGCCGGTTTTTTCCGGCGACACAGATTGATGTGGTCTGGTTTCCGGACGGTGCAGGCGGTGACCGGTTTGACGAAAAGACGTTTTCCGGGCCGCTGGCACAAATGACACGCGAAGCGCTGGATTATATTCAGCGCAATTATTTGAAAGAAACGGTGATTAAGCATTCTGACCGGGCGGAAGCGGAACGGGTCTGGAATTTTCCGTATGCAGCGGTTGAGGAAGCACTGGTGAATGCGGTTTATCATCGGTCGTATGAAATCCGCGAACCGGTGGAAGTGCGGATTTCTCCGCGCGAGTTGATGATTTTGAGTTTCCCCGGCCCGGATCGGTCGATTCGCATGGATGATTTGCGTGCCGGGCGTGCGGTGAGCCGTCGTTACAGAAACCGGCGGATTGGTGAATTTCTGAAAGAGCTGGACTTGACAGAAGGACGTTCCACCGGCATTCCGAAAATTTTACGGGAAATGGCGGCGAACGGTTCGCCGGTTCCTGAATTTGACAGTGATGACGACCGCACATCATACCTGGTAAAACTTCCGGTGCATCCGCTGGCGGATATTGCAGAAACCGGATTGGATGGTCGGCCACCGACCCAGTCACCGACCCAGTCACCGACCCAGTCAAGGGCTCAGTCAGAAAATTCAATAATCCGGCTCCTCTCTGTTCTGCAAAAAGGCGATTTGTCTCCAAAAGAATTGAGGATCAAGCTTGGATTAAGTCATCGGGCTACTTTTCGGGAAAATTATTTGCGCCCTGCAATTGATAGTAGTCTTATCGAATTGACAATCCCCGACAAACCGACCAGTCGCTTGCAGAAATACCGGCTGACGGAAAAGGGACGGAATTTGCTGGAGAATTTATAA
- a CDS encoding virulence RhuM family protein, whose translation MPEFKENNKSEILIYRNPGGDVRLDVRLEDETVWLTQDHMAQLFGKSKKTISEHIRNIFTEGELNEKVVVRNFRMTTRHGAIEGKTQSKDVNFYNLDVIISVGYRVKSQQGTQFRIWATQRLKEYIVKGFVLNDERFKTGQSMNYFTELQERIREIRLSERFFYQKIKDIYTTSIDYDPRDEKTLLFFKTVQNKLLWAISEQTAAELIFRRADAALPLMGMQSFDKKTPVSVRKSDVSVAKNYLNESEIKLLGLLVEQYLAFAEAMAQQQTPMYMQDWIERLNVIIQLNGRELLTHAGKISHEAAMDKSAVEYGKYKEQLRLFQHDENLRELEQDLNALTHPEQGK comes from the coding sequence ATGCCGGAATTTAAAGAGAACAATAAATCTGAAATTTTGATTTACCGGAATCCGGGTGGAGATGTCCGGCTGGATGTGCGGCTGGAGGATGAAACGGTCTGGCTGACGCAGGATCACATGGCGCAGCTTTTTGGAAAGAGTAAAAAGACCATTTCCGAACATATCCGCAATATTTTTACTGAAGGGGAACTGAATGAAAAAGTGGTTGTCCGGAATTTCCGGATGACCACTCGTCACGGCGCAATAGAAGGCAAAACACAGAGTAAGGATGTTAATTTTTATAATTTAGACGTGATTATCTCGGTGGGTTACCGGGTGAAATCACAGCAGGGAACGCAGTTCCGGATATGGGCGACGCAGCGGCTGAAAGAGTACATCGTGAAAGGGTTTGTTCTGAATGACGAGCGGTTCAAAACCGGGCAGTCGATGAATTATTTCACGGAATTGCAGGAACGCATTCGCGAAATCCGTCTTTCAGAGCGGTTTTTTTATCAGAAAATCAAGGACATCTACACAACGAGCATTGATTATGATCCGCGGGATGAAAAGACGCTTTTGTTTTTTAAGACGGTGCAGAATAAACTGCTGTGGGCGATCAGCGAGCAGACTGCGGCGGAACTGATATTCCGGCGGGCGGATGCAGCACTGCCGTTAATGGGCATGCAGTCGTTTGATAAAAAAACTCCGGTGTCTGTTCGTAAAAGTGATGTGAGCGTGGCGAAGAATTATCTGAATGAAAGCGAGATAAAACTGCTCGGACTGCTGGTTGAACAGTATCTGGCTTTTGCAGAAGCCATGGCGCAGCAGCAGACGCCGATGTATATGCAGGACTGGATTGAGCGACTGAATGTGATTATTCAGCTGAATGGACGGGAACTGTTGACTCATGCCGGAAAAATCAGCCATGAAGCGGCTATGGATAAATCAGCAGTGGAATACGGGAAATATAAGGAGCAGTTGCGGCTGTTTCAGCATGACGAGAATCTTCGGGAACTGGAACAGGATTTGAATGCGTTGACGCATCCTGAACAGGGAAAATAA
- the mazG gene encoding nucleoside triphosphate pyrophosphohydrolase: MSINSTNPVERLLNIMRRLRAPDGCPWDREQTIESLRSNLVEETYETIDAMDSGDRSLLCEELGDLLLQIVFQAQICDEEGAFNFNDVVTGIGDKLVRRHPHVFGTVQADTSGEVLKNWEVIKKTEKGGDTPRSLVAGIPRHLPALMKAALAQKRVARAGFEWDGVADVAAKLEEELAEVKAALAAGNPAALKEELGDLIFSAVNLVRYLGFDAEEVLNENIAKFMRRFQALEARLNAAGKKPEECAPAELDAVWNAVKESEKS; this comes from the coding sequence TTGAGCATTAACTCCACCAATCCAGTTGAACGTCTGCTGAACATTATGCGCCGGCTGCGCGCGCCGGACGGCTGTCCGTGGGATCGTGAACAGACGATTGAATCGCTGCGCTCAAATTTGGTTGAAGAAACATACGAAACAATTGACGCGATGGATTCCGGCGACCGGAGTCTGCTGTGTGAGGAGCTCGGCGATCTGCTGCTGCAGATTGTTTTTCAGGCGCAAATCTGCGACGAAGAGGGTGCATTCAACTTTAATGACGTCGTTACAGGCATCGGCGATAAACTCGTCCGGCGCCATCCGCATGTTTTCGGTACTGTACAGGCGGATACATCCGGCGAAGTGCTGAAAAACTGGGAAGTGATTAAAAAAACCGAAAAAGGCGGTGATACACCGCGATCGCTTGTCGCCGGCATTCCGCGCCACCTGCCGGCGCTGATGAAAGCGGCGCTGGCGCAGAAGCGCGTAGCGCGCGCCGGTTTTGAGTGGGACGGTGTTGCCGACGTGGCCGCCAAGCTCGAAGAGGAGCTGGCGGAAGTGAAAGCGGCGCTGGCTGCCGGGAATCCGGCAGCGCTCAAAGAAGAGCTTGGCGATTTAATTTTTTCTGCCGTCAATCTGGTGCGTTACCTCGGGTTCGATGCCGAAGAGGTGCTCAACGAAAACATTGCAAAATTTATGCGCCGGTTTCAGGCGCTCGAAGCCCGGTTGAATGCCGCCGGAAAAAAACCGGAAGAGTGTGCGCCGGCAGAACTGGACGCCGTCTGGAATGCTGTTAAAGAGTCAGAGAAAAGTTGA